The Candidatus Binatia bacterium genomic sequence CGACATAGATGCCGCGCTCCGCCTGCTGCGGACCGAGCAACTGAATAAAGACCCCGGCGCCGCCCGTGCGCGCCCACGATTTCCTCGGAAGCTCTGTAACATCATCGATGCCGGCGACGGCCTCATGGATCGGGATGCCCTCGCCGCTCATCCACTCCTCGTAGTAGTCCGGCGACGCCGCGCCCTTTCTTCGTGGCTTCATGGCAGTCCTCCTCTTATTGCACTTGCATCGCAGCTTGATAGTAAGCGTCGAAATTGACCCACTGCCGCGCCTGGCCGCGCTTGAGATGGGTCCACATCTCCCGCTGCGCCTCCAAGGTCCCCGCCCTGGAGAGGACTATGTCCTCGCCGACCTTTCCATGATCGACATCCACGGCATGCGCGTAAAAAAACGTCAACGCCTCATGACTCACGCCGTATTTACCGTTCAAAACCTCGGCCCAGATCGGGAAGACGAGCGCGTTGATCCTTTCTCCCAAGCGAAGATTGGTCGGGAGTCCGCCGATCGTGAGGCGCAAACCTCTGTAGCGCTCGTCGTTGATGATCAACTGCATGAGAGCCGACGGCTCCGATTTCATGACTTCCTCTCGCGTCAAACCGAGCCCCTCGGCAAACCTGATGAAAAGCTCGGGATGAGCCGGATACTTTCCTCCACAGAGATCCTCGCCCGCCTCTTCGATCAGCACCGTAAGCTGTTTTCGGATCTCTTCCAGTGTGCCGGCGTTGGCGACGATATTAGCGTCGTTTCTAAGCGTCTGCATCACCCCGTGATACTCCTGCTTGACCCAGGCATGCAACTGCTTGACCGACCACTCGCCGTTGAAGAGCTTCACGCAGAACGGATGGTTGATCTTGGTGTGATGGACCAGCACGACTTCCTTCACCCGATCGACGAACTCTCTCGGCGGCAGAAACTCCCTCGGCGGGTCGGGAAACTGCGGGTATTGCCACGGCGTCTTGATGGCCCGGTACATCTGTCTCACTCTTTCCCGCTCTTGCTCTATGTCCATGGCTCCTCTCCCTTATCTAGATCTTTCCGCTTCAACATTGAACAGCCCAAAGAAATCCAGAAATCCCCCTTTTATCCCCCTTTGACAAAGGGGGAAAGAGGGGGATTTTACGATTTTATCGCGGCCTTTGTTTCCAGCATCCGAGCGACGATGGAAGTCAGCGCGACAATAAGGACGACGATCACTCCTATCACGGTTGCCTTTTCGATTGCGCCCGTCCCCATGGCCCATTCCAACATGAGCAATGAGAGCGTTCTCGAATCCGCCGTTCCCAGAAGCACGACGGTGCTGATATCCCTCGCGGCGGAATTAAAAACCAGCAGCCCGGCTACCATCAGCATGGGCGATAGCAGAGGGAGGAGAATGCGCCGGTAAGTTTGCATCCACGACGCGCCGCAAGCGCTCGACGCCTCCTCCAGCTCATTTCCTAGTTGAATCATGACGCTCTTGGTCAACTGAACCCCGACCGGCATGCTCTTGATCACGATCGCAAGAATCATCAAGTAAGCGGTTCCATAAAGTGCGTTCAACCCGGGCGTGTTGAGAAAGGTCCACAAAAGACCGACGCCGAGCAGGATCCCGGGCACCGCCCATGGAAGCCAGGAAACAAAGTCAAGGATAGCTTTACCTGAAAATCGGCTTTTGACAATAAAGTATGCGATCAGCGGATAGATAATCACGCCGCCGAGCGCGGCCCCGAAGGCCACCCTCAACGTATTCACGACCGAGCGAAAAAAAATCGGGTCGCGGAGAACTTCACGCCAGTGCTCAAGTGTCCAGGGCTCTGGAATATTCAAAAAGCCAAAAACGCTCATGAAGGTCCCCATGAGCAGGAACCCCAGAGGAACCACGGTGATCGTCAACACTACCAGCAAAACCAGGACGAACACCGGATATCTCCAACGTCCCAGGGAGGTCGGCCGGCTGGAGAAACGGCCCGTGACCGTGGCATACATTCGCCGGGCAATAAGAATTCTCTGGCACAAGACCAGCAAGAGCAGGAAGACGAGAAAAAAAGTGCTCAACGCCGCAGCCGGTCCAAGACCGGACGCGGGATCGAGCGCGATCATATCGTGGATCTTGGTCGAATAGACGTCGATGCCCACCGGAACGCCCAGAATCAGCTCGATCTCGAAGGTCTCCAAGGAACGAATCAACCCCAGGGTCGTGGTCGCCATGATGCTCGGCAGCATCACCGGCAAGATAATCCGCCACAGAGTCGTCATGGTATCCGCGCCCGACACCCGCGAGGCCTCCTCGAAGGCGGCGTCCAGGTTGCGGAAGGCGGGCGTTAAGAACATCACTTTAACGCCCAGCGAGCCCGCGGTCAGATGAGCCCAGACGATCCCCCAGAACGAGTAGATGTTGAATAACGGACCGTCCACGAGGGAAAGACTTTTGAGCCAGGTGTTGACGAGTCCCGTCTTGGGATCGAGCGCCAAAATCCATCCGAGCGTCACCGGAAGCGCGGGGATGAAGAAGGAAAACCAGAACATGAATTCCAGCCACCGCTTCATGGGCACATCGGTTCGCGCCAGGAGCCAGGCGAGAAAAACCCCCGCGACCAGCGCGATGAGTTGCCTGACGATCGCGAGCGAGAAACTATTGTAGACCGCGGCCAGGATACCGGGACTGGAAAAAGCGACGCGCCAGCCTTGGAGACCATAAACCGCGGGCTCCCATGGCTTGGATACGAGAAAACTGTTTAACAGGGTCCAGATGAGAGGCGTCAGAACCAGGAGACAGACGAAGCCCAAAAGAAATGTTAGGAGCAAGGCTTGGATGTTTAAGCGCCACTGGGAAGCGGCCGCTTCGAAGAACACGCTCTTTTCCACGATAAGTCAGCGCATGGAATGTTATTGCTTGATCAATTTGTTTAAAAACTTGACGATTTCCTCGCGCTTCTCTACCCAGTCTTCTTTGTAGTTCAACTGGTAACTGGACATCTTTTCTATCTTGGGGATCAAGCCCGGATCCAGATGGTCGTGGGATACGTCCGTTCGCCGGCTCCAAAATCCCGTCACTTTGCTCCATGCGGCTAGCGTTTCCTTGGTGAGCAGCCAGTTGATGAAGACCTTGGCCGCATTCGGGCGCGGGGCGCGGTTCACGAGACTCACGCTGGCGATCGCGGCCGTCACATAGTTGGCCTCCTTGATATCGTCGGCGGTGAACTGCGCGAGCGGCAATCCTTTGCTCAGAAGGTCCTGCATGACTGAATTGTTGTGTCCGATGCCGATCACATAGTCCCCGCGCGCCAACCATTCCAACTGTTGCCGGTAGTTCCCTGTCAATTTCACGTCCTGCTCGGTCAGATAGCGGCGGATGAATTCCTTCCCCTTATCGCCCCAGCCGTACCAAAACGTCACGGCCGCCAGGCCGGAACCCGGACGCCGCGGGTCGTGCAGGACGGTCTTTCCTTTCCATCTCGGCTCGAGCAGGTCCCAGTAGGAATCGATGTCTTTTTTGCTCACGAGTTTTGAATTAAATGCGAATGGAGGCTTCACGTAGCCGCCGAAGACGAGGACGTGGTTGCCGGCTTTGTCGGCGAAGTCGATCTGCCCGCCGAACCACTTGCTCGGATCGGTGACTTCAGGAAGCATCAGCGCGGGGCGAATCGGGTCGAGCACGCCTGCGGGCAGCAAGTATTCGATCGGCGTCGTGGTGCCGCCGGTAAGCACATCCCATTCGAATCTCCCCGCCTTTCTCTCTGTGAGCATCCGGGGCGCAATGCTCCCCTCGCCGCCGGAGACCGTGAGATCCACTCTGATTTCCGGGAACTGCTTTTGAAATCCCTCGGTGTAGAGGCGCCGGGTCTCGGCTCCCGCGCCGCCGGACTCTGCCACCACCACACGCCTTTCCTTTTTGGCCGCGGCGACGACTTTATCCCATTCCGCCTTCCAGTTTGTCTTGGGCGCCTCCGCGGCCGAAACCAGGCCGGCTACGGCGATGACGGCGACGACCGACGCAAATAGAAGGCGCAGTGAATGTTCAAACATTTTTTCTCCGTGTGCTCGTCAGAACATCATAAGTCAAGTTACGTTCCAGTTCTCTCAATCTTCTCCTTCACCCAAAATCCCCCTTAATCCCCCTTTTTCAAAGGGGGAGCAGGAAGGAGAAATTTCACGCACGACGTTAGAAAAAACTCCAGTCTTCAGTTCCTCCTC encodes the following:
- a CDS encoding iron-containing redox enzyme family protein, which encodes MDIEQERERVRQMYRAIKTPWQYPQFPDPPREFLPPREFVDRVKEVVLVHHTKINHPFCVKLFNGEWSVKQLHAWVKQEYHGVMQTLRNDANIVANAGTLEEIRKQLTVLIEEAGEDLCGGKYPAHPELFIRFAEGLGLTREEVMKSEPSALMQLIINDERYRGLRLTIGGLPTNLRLGERINALVFPIWAEVLNGKYGVSHEALTFFYAHAVDVDHGKVGEDIVLSRAGTLEAQREMWTHLKRGQARQWVNFDAYYQAAMQVQ
- a CDS encoding iron ABC transporter permease, with the translated sequence MEKSVFFEAAASQWRLNIQALLLTFLLGFVCLLVLTPLIWTLLNSFLVSKPWEPAVYGLQGWRVAFSSPGILAAVYNSFSLAIVRQLIALVAGVFLAWLLARTDVPMKRWLEFMFWFSFFIPALPVTLGWILALDPKTGLVNTWLKSLSLVDGPLFNIYSFWGIVWAHLTAGSLGVKVMFLTPAFRNLDAAFEEASRVSGADTMTTLWRIILPVMLPSIMATTTLGLIRSLETFEIELILGVPVGIDVYSTKIHDMIALDPASGLGPAAALSTFFLVFLLLLVLCQRILIARRMYATVTGRFSSRPTSLGRWRYPVFVLVLLVVLTITVVPLGFLLMGTFMSVFGFLNIPEPWTLEHWREVLRDPIFFRSVVNTLRVAFGAALGGVIIYPLIAYFIVKSRFSGKAILDFVSWLPWAVPGILLGVGLLWTFLNTPGLNALYGTAYLMILAIVIKSMPVGVQLTKSVMIQLGNELEEASSACGASWMQTYRRILLPLLSPMLMVAGLLVFNSAARDISTVVLLGTADSRTLSLLMLEWAMGTGAIEKATVIGVIVVLIVALTSIVARMLETKAAIKS
- a CDS encoding extracellular solute-binding protein, which codes for MFEHSLRLLFASVVAVIAVAGLVSAAEAPKTNWKAEWDKVVAAAKKERRVVVAESGGAGAETRRLYTEGFQKQFPEIRVDLTVSGGEGSIAPRMLTERKAGRFEWDVLTGGTTTPIEYLLPAGVLDPIRPALMLPEVTDPSKWFGGQIDFADKAGNHVLVFGGYVKPPFAFNSKLVSKKDIDSYWDLLEPRWKGKTVLHDPRRPGSGLAAVTFWYGWGDKGKEFIRRYLTEQDVKLTGNYRQQLEWLARGDYVIGIGHNNSVMQDLLSKGLPLAQFTADDIKEANYVTAAIASVSLVNRAPRPNAAKVFINWLLTKETLAAWSKVTGFWSRRTDVSHDHLDPGLIPKIEKMSSYQLNYKEDWVEKREEIVKFLNKLIKQ